A region from the Panicum hallii strain FIL2 chromosome 1, PHallii_v3.1, whole genome shotgun sequence genome encodes:
- the LOC112887911 gene encoding serine/threonine-protein kinase EDR1-like isoform X3, with protein MDDLPEDEGRSQTQPSDPNWHSHLDHKFQSLSLTKQEKILDSAYSSLDSREAGHSLQAAQTLWSTGSLSGPIPNGFYSIIPEKRLKERFDAIPSPDDLYSLGIEGFKAEIILVDIERDKKISALKQLCTALVKGLTSNPAAMIKKVAGLVSDFYKRPNLHLSPARTSSEELSYFLENRGVQLLGQIRHGSCRPRAILFKVLADSVGIDSKLLVGIPNEEPHGYDDSSKHMSVVVTMKSSEFLVDLTRFPGQLVPFSSKALITSHISAAGESDSVDYDSCDSPLEPNSPLCAQRQEQDDSNRSFKATSLRNIMLKSTNSMEGKMSSSHSDPNVANAFCGRSRKKVADEHQRTASSSPEHPLFRVRGRSMLGDRQQGTSVAVSRYLNGASTSNACKARRRSISITPEISDDIVRAVRAISESMRQNRLSRVQNDGSLGSSNDSQKHEPACDSHDDEVSTRRPSALEGLRRHISSQKAVSLPSSPHRSSILASDLRGPSDFTEADLMSTWNKVLQSSPFLNKPLLPYEEWRIEFSEITVGIRVGVGFFGEVFRGLWNGTDVAIKVFLEQDLTTENMKDFCNEISILSRLRHPNVILFLGACMKPPHLSLVTEYMELGSLYSLIHSKTHKMKLHWKRRLKMLCDICRGLMCMHRLKIVHRDLKSANCLVNKYWTVKICDFGLSQIMSDSAMNDNSSAGTPEWMAPELILNEPFTEKCDIFSFGVIMWELCTLSRPWEGIPPVQIVYSVANDGARLEIPEGPLGSLIADCWAEPERRPSCQEILTRLLDCEYTLC; from the exons ATGGATGATCTGCCAGAGGATGAAGGGAGATCCCAGACACAACCTTCAGATCCAAATTGGCACTCCCATTTGGATCACAAGTTCCAGTCCCTTTCCCTGACTAAACAGGAAAAAATTTTGGATTCTGCATATTCTTCCCTTGATTCTAGGGAAGCTGGTCATTCATTGCAGGCTGCTCAGACATTGTGGTCTACTGGATCTCTATCAGGTCCAATACCCAATGGTTTTTATTCCATTATTCCG GAAAAGAGGCTCAAGGAGCGTTTTGACGCCATACCTTCTCCAGATGACCTTTATTCTCTTGGAATAGAAGGATTTAAGGCAGAAATTATCCTTGTGGACATAGAAAGAGATAAAAAGATATCTGCTTTAAAGCAGCTATGCACAGCGCTGGTAAAAGGATTGACTTCAAACCCTGCTGCCATGATAAAAAAGGTTGCAGGTTTG GTTTCTGACTTCTACAAGCGACCAAACCTGCATCTCAGTCCTGCAAGAACTTCCTCTGAAGAACTTTCTTATTTCTTAGAAAACAGGGGAGTTCAATTGCTGGGACAGATAAGACATGGATCTTGCAGGCCCAGAGCTATATTATTTAAAGTTCTTGCTGACTCTGTTGGTATAGACTCTAAACTGCTGGTG GGCATTCCAAATGAAGAACCTCATGGTTATGATGATTCATCCAAACATATGTCTGTTGTGGTCACGATGAAATCTTCGGAGTTTCTAGTTGACCTGACGCGTTTTCCAGGACAATTAGTTCCATTTTCATCCAAGGCTCTCATCACATCCCATATATCTGCGGCTGGAGAGAGTGATTCAGTTGACTATGATTCCTGTGATTCTCCTCTTGAACCAAATAGTCCCCTATGTGCTCAACG GCAAGAGCAAGATGACAGCAACAGATCCTTTAAAGCGACCTCTCTAAGAAACATCATGCTCAAATCAACAAATTCTATGGAGGGTAAAATGAG TTCATCACATAGTGACCCGAATGTTGCCAATGCCTTCTGTGGTCGCAGCCGGAAGAAAGTTGCGGATGAACATCAACGAACCGCAAGTTCAAG TCCAGAGCATCCATTGTTCAGAGTTCGTGGCCGTTCAATGCTGGGTGATAGACAACAGGGTACCAGTGTAGCTGTGTCAAGGTACCTCA ATGGCGCATCAACATCAAATGCATGTAAAGCACGGAGACGAAGTATAAGTATCACCCCTGAAATCAGTGATGATATTGTGAG GGCAGTTCGAGCAATAAGTGAAAGCATGAGACAGAATCGCCTTTCAAGGGTGCAGAATGATGGTAGTCTTGGATCCTCAAATGATTCACAGAAACAT GAACCTGCTTGTGACTCTCATGACGATGAAGTATCTACAAGACGACCAAGCGCACTGGAGGGTTTGAGAAGACACATTAGTAGTCAGAAAGCAGTGTCATTACCTTCATCACCCCATAGGTCAAGTATCCTTGCCTCTGACCTTAGGGGCCCATCTGACTTCACAGAAGCTGATCTGATGTCAACCTGGAATAAGGTGTTGCAGTCTTCACCATTTCTGAACAAGCCTTTATTGCCATATGAGGAATGGCGCATTGAGTTTTCAGAGATTACTGTTGGCATTCGTGTGGGAGTAG GGTTCTTTGGAGAAGTCTTTCGTGGCCTCTGGAATGGAACAGATGTAGCTATAAAAGTATTCCTGGAGCAAGATTTGACAACAGAGAATATGAAAGATTTCTGCAACGAGATCTCAATACTTAG CCGACTTCGACATCCCAATG TCATACTCTTCCTTGGTGCATGTATGAAGCCTCCTCACTTATCCCTAGTCACTGAGTACATGGAATTGGGTTCTTTGTACAGTTTGATTCATTCAAAAACACACAAAATGAAGCTCCATTGGAAGAGGAGGTTAAAGATGCTCTGTGATATCTGTAG GGGCCTCATGTGCATGCACCGGCTGAAGATTGTTCACCGTGATCTCAAGAGTGCAAATTGCCTTGTTAACAAATACTGGACAGTCAAGATATGTGATTTTGGGCTCTCTCAAATAATGTCAGATTCTGCAATGAATGATAACTCATCTGCGGGGACCCCAGAGTGGATGGCTCCCGAGCTCATTCTCAATGAACCATTCACAGAAAAATGCGATATCTTCAGCTTTGGGGTTATCATGTGGGAGCTTTGCACTCTGAGTAGACCTTGGGAAGGAATACCACCTGTTCAG ATTGTTTATTCTGTTGCGAATGATGGGGCGAGACTGGAAATACCAGAAGGACCTCTTGGAAGCTTGATTGCGG ATTGCTGGGCAGAGCCGGAGAGGCGTCCAAGCTGCCAGGAGATCCTGACCCGCCTTCTTGATTGCGAGTATACCCTATGCTGA
- the LOC112887911 gene encoding serine/threonine-protein kinase EDR1-like isoform X6, which produces MDDLPEDEGRSQTQPSDPNWHSHLDHKFQSLSLTKQEKILDSAYSSLDSREAGHSLQAAQTLWSTGSLSGPIPNGFYSIIPEKRLKERFDAIPSPDDLYSLGIEGFKAEIILVDIERDKKISALKQLCTALVKGLTSNPAAMIKKVAGLVSDFYKRPNLHLSPARTSSEELSYFLENRGVQLLGQIRHGSCRPRAILFKVLADSVGIDSKLLVGIPNEEPHGYDDSSKHMSVVVTMKSSEFLVDLTRFPGQLVPFSSKALITSHISAAGESDSVDYDSCDSPLEPNSPLCAQRQEQDDSNRSFKATSLRNIMLKSTNSMEGKMSRKKVADEHQRTASSSPEHPLFRVRGRSMLGDRQQGTSVAVSRYLNGASTSNACKARRRSISITPEISDDIVRAVRAISESMRQNRLSRVQNDGSLGSSNDSQKHEPACDSHDDEVSTRRPSALEGLRRHISSQKAVSLPSSPHRSSILASDLRGPSDFTEADLMSTWNKVLQSSPFLNKPLLPYEEWRIEFSEITVGIRVGVGFFGEVFRGLWNGTDVAIKVFLEQDLTTENMKDFCNEISILSRLRHPNVILFLGACMKPPHLSLVTEYMELGSLYSLIHSKTHKMKLHWKRRLKMLCDICRGLMCMHRLKIVHRDLKSANCLVNKYWTVKICDFGLSQIMSDSAMNDNSSAGTPEWMAPELILNEPFTEKCDIFSFGVIMWELCTLSRPWEGIPPVQIVYSVANDGARLEIPEGPLGSLIADCWAEPERRPSCQEILTRLLDCEYTLC; this is translated from the exons ATGGATGATCTGCCAGAGGATGAAGGGAGATCCCAGACACAACCTTCAGATCCAAATTGGCACTCCCATTTGGATCACAAGTTCCAGTCCCTTTCCCTGACTAAACAGGAAAAAATTTTGGATTCTGCATATTCTTCCCTTGATTCTAGGGAAGCTGGTCATTCATTGCAGGCTGCTCAGACATTGTGGTCTACTGGATCTCTATCAGGTCCAATACCCAATGGTTTTTATTCCATTATTCCG GAAAAGAGGCTCAAGGAGCGTTTTGACGCCATACCTTCTCCAGATGACCTTTATTCTCTTGGAATAGAAGGATTTAAGGCAGAAATTATCCTTGTGGACATAGAAAGAGATAAAAAGATATCTGCTTTAAAGCAGCTATGCACAGCGCTGGTAAAAGGATTGACTTCAAACCCTGCTGCCATGATAAAAAAGGTTGCAGGTTTG GTTTCTGACTTCTACAAGCGACCAAACCTGCATCTCAGTCCTGCAAGAACTTCCTCTGAAGAACTTTCTTATTTCTTAGAAAACAGGGGAGTTCAATTGCTGGGACAGATAAGACATGGATCTTGCAGGCCCAGAGCTATATTATTTAAAGTTCTTGCTGACTCTGTTGGTATAGACTCTAAACTGCTGGTG GGCATTCCAAATGAAGAACCTCATGGTTATGATGATTCATCCAAACATATGTCTGTTGTGGTCACGATGAAATCTTCGGAGTTTCTAGTTGACCTGACGCGTTTTCCAGGACAATTAGTTCCATTTTCATCCAAGGCTCTCATCACATCCCATATATCTGCGGCTGGAGAGAGTGATTCAGTTGACTATGATTCCTGTGATTCTCCTCTTGAACCAAATAGTCCCCTATGTGCTCAACG GCAAGAGCAAGATGACAGCAACAGATCCTTTAAAGCGACCTCTCTAAGAAACATCATGCTCAAATCAACAAATTCTATGGAGGGTAAAATGAG CCGGAAGAAAGTTGCGGATGAACATCAACGAACCGCAAGTTCAAG TCCAGAGCATCCATTGTTCAGAGTTCGTGGCCGTTCAATGCTGGGTGATAGACAACAGGGTACCAGTGTAGCTGTGTCAAGGTACCTCA ATGGCGCATCAACATCAAATGCATGTAAAGCACGGAGACGAAGTATAAGTATCACCCCTGAAATCAGTGATGATATTGTGAG GGCAGTTCGAGCAATAAGTGAAAGCATGAGACAGAATCGCCTTTCAAGGGTGCAGAATGATGGTAGTCTTGGATCCTCAAATGATTCACAGAAACAT GAACCTGCTTGTGACTCTCATGACGATGAAGTATCTACAAGACGACCAAGCGCACTGGAGGGTTTGAGAAGACACATTAGTAGTCAGAAAGCAGTGTCATTACCTTCATCACCCCATAGGTCAAGTATCCTTGCCTCTGACCTTAGGGGCCCATCTGACTTCACAGAAGCTGATCTGATGTCAACCTGGAATAAGGTGTTGCAGTCTTCACCATTTCTGAACAAGCCTTTATTGCCATATGAGGAATGGCGCATTGAGTTTTCAGAGATTACTGTTGGCATTCGTGTGGGAGTAG GGTTCTTTGGAGAAGTCTTTCGTGGCCTCTGGAATGGAACAGATGTAGCTATAAAAGTATTCCTGGAGCAAGATTTGACAACAGAGAATATGAAAGATTTCTGCAACGAGATCTCAATACTTAG CCGACTTCGACATCCCAATG TCATACTCTTCCTTGGTGCATGTATGAAGCCTCCTCACTTATCCCTAGTCACTGAGTACATGGAATTGGGTTCTTTGTACAGTTTGATTCATTCAAAAACACACAAAATGAAGCTCCATTGGAAGAGGAGGTTAAAGATGCTCTGTGATATCTGTAG GGGCCTCATGTGCATGCACCGGCTGAAGATTGTTCACCGTGATCTCAAGAGTGCAAATTGCCTTGTTAACAAATACTGGACAGTCAAGATATGTGATTTTGGGCTCTCTCAAATAATGTCAGATTCTGCAATGAATGATAACTCATCTGCGGGGACCCCAGAGTGGATGGCTCCCGAGCTCATTCTCAATGAACCATTCACAGAAAAATGCGATATCTTCAGCTTTGGGGTTATCATGTGGGAGCTTTGCACTCTGAGTAGACCTTGGGAAGGAATACCACCTGTTCAG ATTGTTTATTCTGTTGCGAATGATGGGGCGAGACTGGAAATACCAGAAGGACCTCTTGGAAGCTTGATTGCGG ATTGCTGGGCAGAGCCGGAGAGGCGTCCAAGCTGCCAGGAGATCCTGACCCGCCTTCTTGATTGCGAGTATACCCTATGCTGA